In Salinarimonas sp., a genomic segment contains:
- a CDS encoding ABC transporter permease, giving the protein MIGFLIQRLLQAIAVVFVMSLIVFVGVYAIGNPIDILIDPAADQALREALIRQYGFDQPLPVQYLTFLGNMLTGDFGESFVYRLPVLDLILSRLPATLELAVSAMVIATVVGIPLGIWAGYKPEALSSKLIMGFSVLGFSVPTFWVGLLLIMVFAVELGWLPSGGRGPTQEVLGVELSIFSLEGLSHIALPAFNLALFKLGLLIRLARAGMVEVMSSDFVRFARAQGLPERQVVSLHVLKNIAIPIVTVFGLEFGSTLAFAVVTETIFTWPGMGKLIIDSIMVLDRPVMVAYLILVVILFVTINLVVDLTYGQLDPRIRTKGAA; this is encoded by the coding sequence ATGATCGGCTTCCTGATCCAACGGCTTCTCCAGGCGATCGCCGTCGTCTTCGTGATGTCGCTGATCGTCTTCGTCGGCGTCTACGCCATCGGCAACCCGATCGACATCCTGATCGACCCGGCCGCCGACCAGGCGCTGCGCGAGGCGCTCATTCGGCAATACGGCTTCGACCAGCCGCTGCCGGTGCAGTACCTGACCTTCCTCGGCAACATGCTCACCGGCGATTTCGGCGAGAGCTTCGTCTACCGGCTGCCGGTGCTCGACCTGATCCTCTCGCGCCTGCCGGCGACGCTCGAGCTCGCGGTCTCGGCGATGGTGATCGCGACGGTGGTGGGCATCCCGCTCGGGATCTGGGCGGGCTACAAGCCGGAGGCGCTGTCCTCGAAGCTGATCATGGGCTTCTCGGTGCTGGGCTTCTCGGTGCCGACCTTCTGGGTCGGGCTCCTGCTCATCATGGTCTTCGCCGTCGAGCTCGGCTGGCTGCCGTCGGGCGGGCGCGGGCCGACGCAGGAGGTGCTCGGCGTCGAGCTCTCGATCTTCTCGCTCGAGGGCCTCTCCCACATCGCGCTGCCGGCCTTCAACCTCGCGCTGTTCAAGCTCGGCCTCCTCATCCGCCTCGCGCGAGCGGGCATGGTCGAGGTGATGAGCTCGGACTTCGTGCGCTTCGCCCGCGCGCAGGGCCTGCCCGAGCGCCAGGTCGTGTCGCTGCACGTGCTCAAGAACATCGCCATCCCGATCGTGACCGTGTTCGGCCTCGAGTTCGGCTCGACGCTCGCCTTCGCCGTCGTCACCGAGACGATCTTCACCTGGCCGGGCATGGGCAAGCTGATCATCGATTCCATCATGGTGCTCGATCGCCCGGTGATGGTGGCCTACCTCATCCTGGTCGTGATCCTGTTCGTGACGATCAACCTCGTCGTCGACCTCACCTACGGCCAGCTCGACCCCCGCATCCGCACGAAGGGCGCCGCATGA
- a CDS encoding carboxypeptidase M32, whose translation MTLEPFRAEIGAVNDLLCAASLLTWDSRTMMPAGGAATRGLQIATLIRAARDRLLGDAMARALDQARRAVEGLPEDHADARAVAQTLAAVAHHARVPAALVEARAALRTQAQAAWTQARETSDYALFAPHLDETVRLARDYADAVGYEAHRYDAMVGLFEPGETARSLADLFAALRAGIAPILDAARGRAPARSDFLARGYAMEGQRAFGLSIAERFGYDLRRGRLDTTVHPFEVSFTREDVRITTRYRPDYLPGSLFGIFHETGHALYEQNVDPAHTRTTLATDLIGLYAVGGTSFGAHESQSRLWENHVARTPTFWANHFPELQAHFPAELADVDADAFYAAVTRAEPGFIRVEADELTYDLHIMLRVELETALMAGDLTVSDLPGAWDETMRRDLDLVVPDARRGVLQDVHWSSGYVGSFPTYTIGNVMAAQLMEAVREDDPGAVAAMERADYAPLADWLRAAVWRHGRRFGRDELLVRATGRALDPAPYLRHLAAKYG comes from the coding sequence GTGACGCTCGAACCCTTCCGCGCCGAGATCGGCGCCGTCAACGACCTGCTCTGCGCGGCCTCGCTGCTGACCTGGGACAGCCGCACGATGATGCCCGCCGGCGGTGCGGCGACGCGCGGGCTGCAGATCGCGACCCTGATCCGCGCCGCGCGCGACCGGCTGCTCGGCGACGCCATGGCCCGCGCCCTCGACCAGGCGCGGCGCGCCGTCGAGGGCCTGCCGGAGGACCATGCGGACGCCCGCGCGGTGGCGCAGACGCTCGCCGCCGTCGCGCATCACGCCCGCGTGCCGGCGGCCCTGGTCGAGGCCCGCGCGGCGCTCCGCACGCAGGCCCAGGCCGCCTGGACGCAGGCGCGGGAGACCTCGGACTACGCGCTGTTCGCGCCCCATCTCGACGAGACGGTGCGCCTCGCGCGGGACTATGCCGACGCGGTGGGCTACGAGGCGCACCGCTACGACGCCATGGTCGGCCTGTTCGAGCCGGGCGAGACCGCCCGCTCCCTCGCCGACCTCTTCGCCGCGCTTCGGGCCGGCATAGCGCCCATCCTCGACGCCGCGCGGGGGCGCGCGCCGGCGCGCAGCGACTTCCTCGCCCGCGGCTACGCGATGGAGGGCCAGCGCGCCTTCGGGCTCTCGATCGCCGAGCGCTTCGGCTACGACCTGCGGCGCGGGCGGCTCGACACCACGGTCCACCCCTTCGAGGTGAGCTTCACCCGCGAGGACGTGCGCATCACCACGCGCTACCGGCCCGACTACCTGCCGGGCTCGCTGTTCGGCATCTTCCACGAGACCGGGCATGCGCTCTACGAGCAGAACGTCGACCCCGCCCATACGCGCACCACGCTCGCCACCGACCTGATCGGCCTCTACGCGGTGGGCGGCACGAGCTTCGGCGCGCACGAGAGCCAGTCGCGGCTGTGGGAGAACCACGTCGCGCGCACGCCGACCTTCTGGGCGAACCATTTTCCCGAGCTGCAGGCGCACTTCCCCGCCGAGCTCGCCGACGTCGACGCGGACGCCTTCTACGCCGCCGTGACGCGCGCGGAGCCGGGCTTCATCCGGGTGGAGGCGGACGAGCTCACCTACGATCTCCACATCATGCTGCGCGTCGAGCTGGAGACGGCTCTGATGGCGGGCGACCTCACCGTCTCCGACCTGCCCGGCGCCTGGGACGAGACGATGCGGCGCGACCTCGACCTCGTCGTGCCGGACGCGCGCCGGGGCGTGCTGCAGGACGTGCACTGGTCGTCGGGCTATGTCGGCTCGTTCCCGACCTACACGATCGGCAACGTCATGGCGGCGCAGCTGATGGAGGCCGTACGCGAGGACGATCCGGGCGCGGTCGCGGCGATGGAGCGGGCCGACTACGCGCCGCTGGCCGACTGGCTGCGCGCCGCGGTCTGGCGGCACGGCCGGCGTTTCGGCCGCGACGAGCTGCTCGTCCGGGCGACGGGCCGGGCGCTGGACCCGGCCCCCTACCTGCGCCATCTCGCGGCGAAGTACGGGTGA
- a CDS encoding ABC transporter permease: MTAAASAPSRRARLADVWHDYRQSPVAVVALGIVAILLAAAFLAPLIAPQNPYDQAALDLFDARLEPGSVGGGGYTHVLGTDGMGRDLFSAILYGLRVSFTVGVAAGAVALALGASVGLIAAYYGGRVEALIMRTIDLQLSMPAILLALVLVAVLGQGMIQLIVALVAAQYAYFARTTHGAASAERRKDYIEAALSTPLPARRVLFKHLLPNALPPLIVVATVQVASAISLEATLSFLGLGLPMTQPSLGTLISNGFTYLLSGRYWISIYPGLVLMVLVVSINLVGDQVRHVLNPRRGR; the protein is encoded by the coding sequence ATGACCGCCGCCGCCTCCGCCCCGAGCCGCCGCGCCCGGCTCGCCGACGTCTGGCACGACTACCGGCAGAGCCCGGTCGCGGTCGTGGCGCTCGGCATCGTCGCGATCCTGCTGGCGGCGGCCTTCCTCGCCCCGCTGATCGCGCCGCAGAACCCCTACGACCAGGCGGCGCTCGACCTGTTCGACGCCAGGCTCGAGCCCGGCAGCGTCGGCGGGGGCGGCTACACGCACGTTCTCGGCACCGACGGGATGGGGCGCGACCTGTTCTCGGCGATCCTCTACGGCCTGCGCGTGAGCTTCACGGTGGGCGTCGCCGCCGGCGCGGTGGCGCTGGCGCTCGGCGCGAGCGTCGGCCTGATCGCCGCCTATTACGGCGGGCGCGTCGAGGCGCTGATCATGCGCACGATCGACCTGCAGCTCTCGATGCCGGCGATCCTGCTCGCCCTCGTCCTCGTCGCCGTTCTCGGCCAGGGCATGATCCAGCTCATCGTCGCGCTGGTGGCCGCGCAATACGCCTATTTCGCCCGAACGACCCACGGCGCGGCGAGCGCCGAGCGGCGCAAGGACTACATCGAGGCCGCGCTCTCGACGCCGCTGCCGGCGCGGCGCGTGCTGTTCAAGCACCTTCTGCCGAACGCGCTGCCGCCGCTGATCGTGGTCGCGACGGTGCAGGTCGCCTCCGCCATCTCGCTCGAGGCGACGCTCTCCTTCCTCGGGCTCGGCCTGCCGATGACGCAGCCCTCGCTGGGCACGCTGATCTCGAACGGCTTCACCTACCTGCTGTCGGGCCGCTACTGGATCTCGATCTATCCTGGCCTCGTGCTGATGGTGCTCGTCGTGTCGATCAACCTCGTCGGCGACCAGGTCCGCCACGTGCTCAATCCGAGGCGCGGCCGATGA
- a CDS encoding ABC transporter ATP-binding protein, producing MSDVVLSVEGLETAFATRTGSFKAVDGVSFDVRRGQIVGLVGESGSGKSVTGYSILGLIEPPGRIVGGRVSLEGENLLALPPDKMRRMRGARVAMVFQDPMMTLNPVLKIGTQMMAAVRAHDRVSKAEARARARDALGKVGIPSPEERLDAYPHQLSGGMRQRVAIATALLHEPAVIIADEPTTALDVSIQGQILAEVRRLADETGTAFVWITHDLAVVSSLADEVCVMYAGRIVERGPAEAVIAAPRHPYTQGLLASVPSLHEPGERLPQVPGSAPPPTERPEGCAFRPRCPRATDACLVDPAIQTYDGERRAALCHHPIEPDAWKTFSTSTASRNAS from the coding sequence ATGAGCGACGTCGTCCTCTCCGTCGAGGGCCTGGAGACGGCCTTCGCCACCCGCACGGGCTCGTTCAAGGCGGTCGACGGCGTCTCCTTCGACGTGCGCCGCGGGCAGATCGTCGGCCTCGTGGGCGAATCCGGCTCGGGCAAGAGCGTCACGGGCTATTCCATTCTCGGGCTGATCGAGCCGCCGGGGCGGATCGTCGGCGGGCGCGTGTCGCTCGAGGGCGAGAACCTGCTCGCGCTCCCGCCCGACAAGATGCGCCGCATGCGCGGGGCGCGGGTCGCCATGGTCTTCCAGGACCCGATGATGACGTTGAACCCCGTGCTGAAGATCGGCACGCAGATGATGGCGGCCGTGCGCGCGCACGACCGGGTCTCGAAGGCCGAGGCGCGGGCGCGGGCGCGCGACGCGCTGGGCAAGGTCGGCATCCCCTCCCCCGAGGAGCGGCTCGACGCCTATCCCCACCAGCTCTCGGGCGGCATGCGCCAGCGCGTCGCGATCGCCACCGCGCTCCTGCACGAACCCGCCGTGATCATCGCCGACGAGCCGACGACGGCGCTCGACGTCTCGATCCAGGGCCAGATCCTCGCCGAGGTGCGCCGCCTCGCCGACGAGACCGGCACGGCCTTCGTCTGGATCACGCACGACCTCGCGGTGGTCTCGAGCCTCGCCGACGAGGTCTGCGTCATGTATGCGGGCCGCATCGTCGAGCGCGGGCCGGCGGAGGCGGTGATCGCCGCGCCGCGCCACCCCTACACGCAGGGGCTCCTCGCCTCGGTGCCGAGCCTGCACGAGCCGGGCGAGCGCCTGCCACAGGTGCCGGGCTCCGCCCCGCCGCCGACGGAGCGCCCGGAGGGCTGCGCCTTCCGCCCGCGCTGCCCGCGCGCGACGGACGCCTGCCTCGTCGATCCCGCCATCCAGACCTACGACGGCGAGCGCCGCGCGGCGCTGTGCCACCACCCGATCGAGCCCGACGCATGGAAAACCTTCTCGACATCGACGGCGTCTCGAAACGCTTCGTGA
- a CDS encoding ABC transporter ATP-binding protein gives MENLLDIDGVSKRFVKQTTLGERIARTLGAGGPPEIVRAVTDVSLTVSRGEVVGLVGESGCGKSTLGRMVAGIYAPSAGRVRFEGKPVAVTEGRRVRKLTTRVQMIHQDPFASLNPRVRVVDTVAEGPVAHSLVPSRDADAYAADMLSRVGFDAAMRRRFPHQFSGGQRQRIAIARALAMKPDLLVLDEPVASLDVSIQAQVLNLFQDLRRDLDLTAIFVSHDLGVVRHVSDRVAIMYLGRIVEVAPTKTLYAAPAHPYTKALFESVPKIGVGRGVFKPIAGEIPSPLAPPPGCHFHPRCPAAGPRCRREAPVLNSIGPGQSAACHLHDGGVA, from the coding sequence ATGGAAAACCTTCTCGACATCGACGGCGTCTCGAAACGCTTCGTGAAGCAGACGACGCTGGGCGAGCGGATCGCGCGGACGCTCGGCGCGGGCGGGCCGCCCGAGATCGTGCGCGCCGTCACCGACGTGAGCCTGACGGTTAGCCGCGGCGAGGTCGTGGGCCTCGTGGGCGAATCGGGCTGCGGCAAGTCCACGCTCGGGCGGATGGTGGCGGGCATCTACGCGCCGAGCGCGGGGCGCGTGCGGTTCGAGGGCAAGCCCGTCGCCGTCACCGAGGGGCGGCGGGTGCGGAAGCTCACCACCCGCGTGCAAATGATCCACCAGGACCCGTTCGCGAGCCTCAATCCGCGGGTGCGCGTGGTCGACACGGTGGCGGAAGGGCCCGTCGCCCACAGCCTCGTGCCCTCGCGGGACGCCGACGCCTACGCCGCCGACATGCTGTCGCGGGTGGGCTTCGACGCCGCCATGCGCCGGCGCTTCCCGCACCAGTTCTCCGGCGGGCAGCGCCAGCGCATCGCCATCGCGAGGGCGCTCGCCATGAAGCCGGACCTGCTCGTGCTCGACGAGCCGGTGGCCTCGCTCGACGTCTCGATCCAGGCGCAGGTGCTCAACCTGTTCCAGGACCTGCGCCGGGACCTCGACCTGACCGCGATCTTCGTGAGCCACGATCTCGGCGTCGTGCGCCACGTCTCGGACCGGGTGGCGATCATGTATCTCGGGCGCATCGTCGAGGTGGCGCCGACGAAGACCCTCTACGCCGCGCCGGCGCACCCCTACACGAAGGCGCTGTTCGAGAGCGTGCCGAAGATCGGGGTCGGGCGCGGGGTGTTCAAGCCCATCGCCGGCGAGATCCCCTCGCCGCTGGCGCCGCCGCCGGGCTGCCATTTCCATCCGCGCTGCCCGGCGGCCGGACCCCGTTGCCGACGCGAGGCGCCGGTGCTGAACTCCATCGGCCCCGGCCAGAGCGCCGCCTGCCACCTGCACGACGGAGGCGTCGCGTGA